One window from the genome of Mycolicibacterium gadium encodes:
- a CDS encoding lycopene cyclase domain-containing protein, with product MTGIGYTVPAVIAVIVVIVLELAILRTGLFRRAAYWISMAIVLGFQIPVDGWLTKLSAPIVIYDEQHTSGLRFPLDIPVEDFLFGWAMVTAVLLLWERQRLREQTKETL from the coding sequence GTGACCGGCATCGGCTACACCGTGCCCGCCGTGATCGCGGTGATCGTCGTCATCGTGCTCGAATTGGCGATACTGCGAACGGGACTGTTCCGCCGCGCGGCGTATTGGATCTCGATGGCGATCGTGCTGGGCTTCCAGATCCCCGTCGACGGTTGGCTCACCAAGCTCAGCGCACCGATCGTCATCTACGACGAACAGCACACCAGCGGATTGCGGTTTCCGCTCGACATCCCGGTCGAAGACTTTCTGTTCGGTTGGGCGATGGTCACCGCGGTGCTGTTGCTATGGGAGCGTCAGCGGCTACGTGAACAGACAAAGGAGACGTTGTGA
- the crtI gene encoding phytoene desaturase family protein produces the protein MKTFGSNAQRVVVVGAGLAGLSAALHLAGRGREVTVIERAPHPGGRVGRLDIDGYLLDTGPTVLTMPDLIDDAFAAVGESLSDRLDLMRVDPAYHASFADGSSLNVHSDREAMAAEIERFAGRGQADGYLQLRDWLTRLYDVEFDGFIAANFDSPLSLLTPALARLTAIGGFRRWDRMVRKFISDERLQRVFTFQALYAGVPPQRALAVYAVIAYMDTISGVFFPRGGMRALPDALAAAAAGAGVQFRYSAAVSALERSGSEVTAVRTSTGERVPADAVVLTTELPETYRLLGREPRRLLRLRPAPSAVVAHVGCQAVDTDVGHHTILFGQAWQQTFRDIIDDGKVMTDPSLLVTRPSAGDAGLAPAGRDLLYILAPAPNTAVGNVDWAATGPAYTDSILRAVQNRMPSLGREAELLHVVDPADWARQGMLAGTPFALAHTFGQTGPFRPANTVRGVDNAVLAGSSTVPGVGVPTALMSGRLAADRITGAVTKRRQLRVVQP, from the coding sequence GTGAAGACCTTTGGAAGCAACGCCCAACGGGTGGTCGTGGTCGGTGCGGGCCTCGCGGGATTATCGGCGGCCCTGCATCTCGCAGGGCGTGGCCGGGAGGTCACCGTGATCGAACGGGCACCACATCCCGGGGGACGGGTGGGGCGCCTCGACATCGACGGGTACCTACTCGATACGGGCCCAACCGTGCTGACGATGCCTGACCTCATCGACGACGCATTCGCGGCCGTCGGCGAATCGCTGTCCGACCGTCTCGACCTCATGCGGGTCGATCCCGCCTACCACGCGTCGTTCGCCGACGGCAGCTCATTGAACGTGCACAGCGACCGAGAGGCAATGGCCGCCGAGATCGAGCGGTTCGCGGGCCGCGGGCAGGCCGATGGCTACTTGCAGCTACGTGACTGGCTGACCCGACTCTATGACGTCGAGTTCGACGGTTTCATCGCGGCGAACTTCGACTCACCGCTGTCTCTCCTCACTCCTGCGCTGGCGCGGTTGACGGCCATCGGCGGCTTTCGTCGGTGGGATCGCATGGTGCGCAAGTTCATCAGCGACGAACGGCTGCAGCGGGTGTTCACCTTTCAAGCGCTGTACGCCGGCGTTCCGCCGCAGCGGGCATTGGCCGTATACGCCGTCATCGCCTACATGGACACCATCTCCGGCGTCTTCTTCCCGCGCGGCGGCATGCGCGCGCTGCCTGATGCGCTGGCCGCGGCCGCCGCCGGTGCAGGTGTCCAATTCCGCTACAGCGCGGCAGTTTCCGCACTGGAGCGCAGCGGATCAGAGGTGACGGCCGTGCGCACCAGCACCGGTGAGCGTGTCCCGGCGGACGCGGTCGTGCTGACCACGGAGCTACCCGAGACTTATCGCCTGCTCGGCCGTGAACCGCGCCGGCTGCTTCGGCTTCGGCCCGCACCCTCCGCCGTCGTCGCGCACGTCGGTTGCCAGGCGGTCGATACCGATGTCGGGCACCACACGATTCTGTTCGGCCAGGCCTGGCAGCAGACATTCCGGGACATCATCGACGACGGGAAAGTGATGACCGACCCCTCGTTGCTCGTCACTCGGCCCTCGGCGGGTGACGCGGGGCTGGCGCCGGCCGGTCGCGATCTGCTGTACATCCTGGCTCCTGCGCCGAACACCGCGGTGGGCAATGTCGATTGGGCCGCAACGGGTCCGGCATACACCGACAGCATCTTGCGGGCCGTCCAGAACCGGATGCCGTCGCTCGGCCGCGAAGCCGAACTACTGCATGTCGTCGACCCCGCGGACTGGGCGCGCCAGGGCATGCTTGCGGGCACGCCGTTCGCGCTGGCCCACACCTTCGGGCAGACCGGTCCGTTCCGGCCGGCGAACACCGTGCGCGGTGTCGACAACGCCGTCCTCGCCGGATCCTCGACAGTGCCGGGGGTAGGTGTGCCCACAGCGTTGATGTCGGGCCGCCTGGCCGCCGACAGAATCACCGGCGCCGTGACCAAGCGACGCCAACTACGGGTGGTGCAACCATGA
- a CDS encoding sensor histidine kinase → MSVDAPRGAEWHWLWMVYVVGVCAAAMFAVVVLDHRFPGDMPVAMAAIAGMVLCVVTFGRRIFVLPENSWAAVLFVAIVVALWTVALWASPVAVAAVPAIYPIVFATLTLRAALVITTAINLIPLILVIVREGIPSPNLGIAIAFTLIGVIIAPVIGTVIITSMRQRRQLAALVSELAATRAESARLSRAAGTAAERERLAREIHDTLAQGFTSIVMLAQAVEPELETDTAAAKRHVELIGATARENLAEARAMVAELTPSPLEETLPAAIQRQCDRLAAETDAVVTAHIAADLPTQSMAADVVLLRATQEAFANIRKHAQASAVTVDLAPSTSGVRLTVTDNGIGMDSGHREGFGLRGMRARVAQVGGAMTLSTGSGAGTTLTVEVPT, encoded by the coding sequence ATGAGTGTGGACGCTCCGCGGGGCGCCGAATGGCATTGGCTGTGGATGGTCTATGTCGTCGGCGTCTGCGCGGCGGCCATGTTCGCGGTGGTCGTGCTCGATCATCGCTTTCCCGGTGACATGCCCGTCGCCATGGCCGCGATCGCAGGCATGGTGCTCTGCGTGGTGACATTTGGTCGCAGGATCTTCGTTCTTCCTGAAAACAGCTGGGCTGCAGTATTATTCGTCGCAATTGTGGTCGCTCTGTGGACCGTCGCCTTGTGGGCCTCTCCGGTCGCGGTGGCAGCGGTACCGGCGATCTACCCGATTGTGTTCGCGACACTGACGCTGCGCGCCGCGCTGGTGATCACCACGGCGATCAACCTGATCCCGCTGATCCTGGTCATAGTCAGGGAAGGCATCCCTTCGCCGAATCTCGGTATCGCTATTGCGTTTACCCTCATCGGGGTGATCATCGCGCCGGTGATCGGCACTGTGATCATCACGTCGATGCGGCAACGCAGACAGCTGGCCGCCCTGGTGTCCGAGTTGGCGGCCACTCGTGCCGAGAGCGCCCGTTTGTCGCGTGCGGCGGGCACCGCGGCGGAACGGGAGCGACTGGCCCGCGAGATCCACGACACGCTGGCCCAGGGCTTCACCAGCATCGTCATGCTTGCCCAGGCCGTCGAACCAGAGCTGGAAACCGATACCGCCGCGGCGAAGCGACACGTCGAATTGATCGGCGCCACTGCACGGGAGAACCTCGCCGAAGCACGGGCGATGGTGGCCGAACTGACGCCGAGTCCGCTCGAGGAAACGCTGCCCGCCGCCATCCAACGACAGTGCGATCGGCTCGCCGCCGAGACCGACGCCGTGGTCACCGCGCACATCGCCGCCGACCTGCCCACCCAGAGCATGGCCGCCGATGTGGTGCTGCTGCGTGCCACGCAGGAGGCGTTCGCGAACATTCGCAAACACGCGCAGGCTAGCGCAGTCACCGTCGACCTGGCACCGTCGACTTCAGGAGTTCGGCTTACGGTGACAGACAACGGCATTGGAATGGACAGCGGTCACCGCGAGGGCTTCGGGCTGCGCGGAATGCGTGCCCGGGTGGCGCAGGTGGGCGGTGCGATGACCCTGTCCACCGGTTCCGGCGCCGGGACGACGCTGACGGTCGAGGTGCCGACATGA
- a CDS encoding class I SAM-dependent methyltransferase, which produces MSLSSNEIPGAFDVGAPAYDKLVGANPGYHDHLRLSAQRMRIADQGRGLRLLDAGCGTGASTAALLAVAPEAEIVAVDASEGMLAQARAKAWPTSVSFVQSRIEDLADAGVVGPFDGILAAYLIRNVTDRDGQLRRFRELLRPGGTLAVHEYSVRDSKLATAVWNAVCTAIIIPSGRLRSGDASLYTYLRRSVNTFDGVGAFRHRMAANGFESVRSETMPGWQRNIVHTFVGQAPR; this is translated from the coding sequence GTGAGTCTGTCCTCCAACGAAATTCCCGGGGCCTTCGACGTCGGGGCGCCTGCCTACGACAAGCTCGTGGGCGCCAACCCCGGCTACCACGATCACCTGCGACTCTCGGCGCAGCGAATGCGGATCGCCGACCAGGGCCGTGGTTTGCGCCTGTTGGACGCCGGATGCGGAACCGGGGCGTCGACCGCGGCACTACTGGCCGTCGCGCCCGAAGCCGAGATCGTCGCGGTTGACGCGTCGGAGGGCATGCTGGCGCAGGCACGGGCGAAAGCGTGGCCGACGTCGGTCAGCTTCGTGCAGTCTCGGATCGAGGATCTCGCCGACGCCGGCGTCGTCGGACCGTTCGACGGCATCCTGGCGGCCTACCTGATCCGCAACGTGACCGACCGGGACGGCCAGCTACGCAGGTTTCGTGAGCTCCTGCGACCGGGTGGAACGCTTGCGGTGCACGAATACTCGGTCCGCGATTCCAAGCTCGCCACGGCGGTGTGGAACGCGGTGTGTACCGCGATCATCATTCCCAGCGGTCGCTTGCGCAGTGGCGATGCCTCGCTCTACACCTACCTCCGGCGCAGTGTGAACACCTTCGACGGGGTGGGAGCCTTCCGGCACAGGATGGCCGCGAACGGCTTCGAGTCCGTCCGCAGCGAGACGATGCCCGGTTGGCAGCGCAACATCGTGCACACGTTCGTGGGGCAGGCGCCACGATGA
- a CDS encoding polyprenyl synthetase family protein, protein MLDEVVSHSANGSQPAAELGGEHWRGALRRAVQGIVAEFVDTRCAPELQAAGVDIAADVLRDFVDGGKCVRSTFMYLGWLCGADHDPAALRAAAGLELLHAFALLQDDVMDSSTMRRGRVAGHVAFAQWHRRRPLRGSPDRFGESAAVLLGDLCLVWAAQMMRESRVPTAALERVWPRYDAMRTELAIGQFADLINDSSRFPTLDRVLSVSRRKSGNYTVRRPLEMGAAMAGCDEPVMAMLGGYGDAIGEAFQMRDDVLGIFGSPSITGKPSGSDLLEGKATTVVAAAYHLADRVLRRQLRGLMRADALDVDDINRWRELIVATGAVDWIEKLIDSRLTHALTLVDNADLRPDVRVALADMATACTARTA, encoded by the coding sequence ATGCTTGACGAGGTGGTGTCGCATTCGGCCAACGGTTCACAGCCGGCTGCCGAACTGGGCGGCGAGCACTGGCGCGGCGCGTTGCGCCGTGCTGTGCAGGGGATCGTCGCCGAGTTCGTGGACACCAGGTGCGCACCCGAGCTTCAGGCTGCCGGGGTCGATATCGCGGCCGACGTGTTGCGCGATTTCGTCGACGGAGGCAAATGCGTGCGGTCGACGTTCATGTACCTGGGTTGGTTGTGCGGCGCCGACCACGATCCTGCAGCGCTGCGAGCAGCCGCCGGCCTCGAGCTACTGCACGCGTTCGCCCTCTTGCAGGACGATGTCATGGACAGCTCCACCATGCGCCGTGGCCGAGTCGCCGGGCACGTCGCGTTCGCGCAGTGGCATCGGCGGCGGCCGTTGCGGGGATCGCCGGATCGTTTCGGGGAATCCGCCGCGGTGCTGCTTGGGGATCTGTGTCTGGTCTGGGCGGCGCAGATGATGCGGGAGAGTCGCGTTCCGACCGCCGCCCTCGAGCGGGTCTGGCCTCGCTACGACGCGATGCGCACCGAACTCGCGATAGGGCAATTCGCCGACCTGATCAACGACTCGAGCAGGTTCCCAACCCTGGACCGCGTGCTGTCCGTGTCGCGCCGCAAGTCCGGCAACTACACCGTGCGGCGCCCACTTGAAATGGGCGCGGCCATGGCGGGCTGTGACGAGCCGGTGATGGCGATGCTTGGCGGCTACGGTGACGCCATTGGAGAGGCCTTCCAGATGCGTGACGACGTACTCGGCATCTTCGGATCGCCTTCGATCACCGGAAAGCCCAGCGGCAGCGACCTTCTGGAGGGCAAGGCGACAACCGTCGTAGCGGCCGCCTACCACCTGGCGGACAGGGTGTTGCGCAGGCAACTGCGCGGCCTGATGCGCGCGGACGCCCTCGACGTCGACGACATCAACCGCTGGCGTGAACTGATCGTCGCCACGGGTGCCGTCGATTGGATCGAGAAACTGATCGACTCGCGGCTCACGCACGCCCTGACGCTCGTCGACAATGCCGACCTGCGACCAGATGTCCGAGTAGCCCTGGCGGACATGGCCACGGCGTGCACCGCACGGACGGCGTGA
- a CDS encoding lycopene cyclase domain-containing protein, which produces MDRWQYLLVLAACLVITAPLEFLGPGVYRYAKRTALAILPVAAVFVFWDLIAITADVWTFNPQYVTGLQLPGGMPIEELLFFMVIPLCGLLTYNAVDGLLGRVRALRGKARQAQ; this is translated from the coding sequence ATGGACCGTTGGCAGTACCTGCTCGTGCTCGCGGCGTGCCTGGTGATCACCGCACCCCTGGAGTTCCTCGGGCCCGGTGTGTATCGCTACGCCAAACGCACCGCCCTCGCAATACTTCCGGTCGCTGCGGTGTTCGTATTCTGGGATCTGATTGCGATCACCGCGGACGTGTGGACGTTCAACCCTCAGTACGTGACAGGCCTGCAACTCCCGGGGGGGATGCCCATCGAGGAACTGTTGTTCTTCATGGTGATACCGCTGTGCGGGTTGCTGACCTACAACGCAGTCGACGGCCTGCTCGGGCGAGTACGCGCCCTCCGCGGCAAGGCAAGGCAGGCGCAGTGA
- a CDS encoding carotenoid oxygenase family protein: protein MTTAARTRSTENPYLNGNYAPVREEITAFDLEVTGTIPEYLDGRYLRIGPNPLGDPDPARYHWFLGDGMAHGLRLRDGEAQWYRNRWVRSAAVARRLGETWRGGPTAGGFDFAANTNILEQGGRTLAIVEAGGRPYELTDELETVGPSDFCGTLFGGYSAHPKRDPATGELHAVSYSPVRGNIVRYTVTGVDGKVRRTVDIRLKAQTMMHDFSLTEKYVVLYDLPVALDLSGRAQTATAKAATGLLAHVVERHALPDFMLRRAMRKSGQGGGAPSGGMPYRWAPERQARVGVMPREGSAADIRWFEVQPCYVFHPLNAYDVPSPEGDSIVLDIVRHSSVFTTGTSLVPGTQTLDRWTVDLAAGTVREERLDDTVQEFPRVDERRVGRPHRFGYTVGYVGGSAGITEADSIRKHDLHTKRTESVAFGAGREPGEFVFVPSGADAAEDDGVVMGFVYDPATDRSDLVLLDAQTLETVATVHLPARVPHGFHGNWAPTRGSDPQRS, encoded by the coding sequence ATGACGACCGCAGCCCGGACCCGCAGCACGGAAAATCCCTATCTGAACGGCAACTACGCGCCGGTCAGGGAGGAAATCACCGCTTTCGACCTCGAGGTCACCGGAACCATCCCGGAGTATCTCGACGGTCGCTATCTCCGCATCGGACCCAACCCTCTCGGCGATCCGGATCCCGCCCGCTACCACTGGTTCCTCGGCGACGGCATGGCGCATGGACTACGTCTGCGCGACGGCGAGGCGCAGTGGTACCGCAACCGGTGGGTGCGCTCTGCGGCCGTGGCGCGCCGGCTTGGCGAGACCTGGCGCGGAGGTCCGACCGCAGGCGGCTTCGACTTCGCGGCGAATACCAACATCCTCGAACAAGGCGGCCGGACCCTGGCCATCGTCGAGGCCGGCGGACGTCCCTACGAGCTGACCGACGAGCTGGAGACCGTCGGCCCCTCCGACTTCTGCGGCACGCTGTTCGGCGGGTACTCCGCCCATCCCAAGCGGGACCCCGCGACGGGCGAGCTGCACGCCGTCTCATACAGCCCGGTGCGCGGCAACATCGTGAGGTACACCGTGACAGGTGTCGACGGGAAGGTGCGTCGCACGGTCGACATCCGTTTGAAGGCGCAGACGATGATGCACGACTTCTCGCTCACCGAAAAATATGTCGTGCTCTACGACCTGCCGGTCGCGCTGGACCTGAGCGGTCGCGCACAGACTGCCACGGCGAAGGCTGCCACGGGTCTGCTGGCCCACGTCGTGGAGCGCCACGCGCTGCCGGACTTCATGCTGAGAAGGGCCATGCGCAAATCCGGCCAGGGTGGCGGGGCGCCATCGGGCGGTATGCCCTATCGCTGGGCCCCCGAACGGCAGGCCCGCGTCGGGGTGATGCCTCGCGAGGGCAGCGCTGCTGACATCCGTTGGTTCGAAGTGCAGCCCTGCTACGTCTTCCATCCACTGAACGCCTACGACGTGCCCTCTCCCGAAGGCGACAGCATCGTGCTCGACATCGTGCGGCACTCTTCGGTCTTCACGACCGGCACCAGCTTGGTACCCGGCACGCAGACTCTGGACCGGTGGACCGTCGATCTGGCCGCGGGCACGGTCCGGGAAGAACGCCTCGACGACACCGTCCAGGAGTTCCCGCGGGTCGACGAGCGGCGCGTCGGTCGCCCGCACAGGTTCGGGTACACGGTCGGATATGTCGGAGGCTCCGCAGGAATCACCGAAGCGGACTCGATCCGCAAGCACGACCTGCACACCAAACGCACCGAGTCGGTGGCCTTCGGCGCGGGTCGTGAACCCGGCGAGTTCGTCTTCGTCCCATCCGGTGCGGACGCTGCCGAGGACGACGGGGTCGTGATGGGGTTCGTCTACGACCCGGCCACCGACCGCAGTGATCTTGTACTCCTCGACGCGCAGACGCTGGAAACGGTCGCAACGGTGCACCTTCCGGCCCGCGTACCGCACGGATTTCACGGCAACTGGGCACCGACCCGGGGATCGGACCCACAGCGAAGCTAG
- a CDS encoding phytoene/squalene synthase family protein has protein sequence MISSELHAAGVHDPVLRDAYRRCRTLNSQHGRTFFLATRLLTPQQRPAVHALYGFARRADDILDDFDASVSTSERANELQRLATRLFNRMTTGANDDGDLSLAAVVDTARRYDIPWEHFDDFLSSMRMDLSTTDYPDRAALDRYMYGSAEVIGLQMLPVLGTVCEPTEAAPYAAALGKAFQLTNFLRDVDEDLQRGRIYLPADELAVHQVDRDVLNWCHDHRRTDSRVRRALEEQHAETRRIYRFAEQGIALLHPRSRPCISAALTLYSEILDRIEELDFAVFDQRATVGTARRLQVAGRGFIEAWAARIRHSGT, from the coding sequence ATGATCAGTTCAGAACTCCATGCCGCCGGTGTCCACGATCCCGTATTGCGGGACGCCTACCGACGCTGCCGCACCTTGAACTCACAGCACGGGCGAACGTTCTTCCTTGCCACGAGGTTGCTCACGCCGCAGCAGCGTCCCGCCGTGCACGCGCTCTACGGGTTCGCTCGGCGCGCCGACGACATCCTGGACGACTTCGACGCGTCGGTGTCCACCTCGGAGCGTGCGAATGAATTGCAGCGGTTGGCGACACGGTTGTTCAACCGTATGACGACCGGCGCCAACGACGATGGTGACCTCTCGTTGGCGGCGGTGGTCGACACCGCGCGCAGATATGACATCCCGTGGGAACACTTCGACGACTTCTTGTCCTCGATGCGAATGGACCTGTCGACCACCGACTACCCCGACCGCGCCGCACTCGACCGATACATGTATGGCTCCGCCGAAGTGATCGGTCTCCAAATGCTGCCCGTCCTGGGTACCGTGTGCGAACCCACCGAGGCTGCACCGTACGCCGCAGCACTCGGAAAAGCGTTCCAGCTCACCAACTTCCTGCGCGATGTCGATGAAGACCTGCAGCGCGGGCGGATCTATCTACCCGCCGACGAACTCGCCGTCCACCAGGTGGACCGCGACGTTCTGAACTGGTGTCACGACCATCGCCGTACCGACTCGCGAGTGCGGCGCGCCCTGGAGGAGCAGCACGCGGAGACCAGACGCATCTACCGATTCGCCGAACAGGGCATTGCCCTGCTTCATCCTCGGTCGAGACCGTGCATTTCGGCTGCGCTCACTTTGTACTCCGAAATCCTGGACCGCATCGAAGAACTCGACTTCGCGGTGTTCGATCAACGTGCCACCGTCGGCACGGCCCGCCGACTTCAGGTCGCTGGTCGCGGGTTCATCGAAGCGTGGGCCGCCCGAATCCGCCATTCAGGGACGTGA
- a CDS encoding response regulator — translation MTKVLIVDDHPVVREGLRGMIDAEADLSVVGEAGSGAEAIVMAESLRPDVILMDLRMPDVDGVAATERILAALPGTRIVVVTTYESDSDILRAVEAGAAGYLLKDATRSELAEAVRDAARGKTVLAPTVADRLVRFVRQPVSAALSSREVEVLGLVATGKTNAEIGRALHISEATVKTHLLRTFNKLGVSDRTAAVTTAMSMGLLD, via the coding sequence ATCACGAAGGTGCTGATCGTCGACGACCATCCGGTAGTCAGGGAGGGTTTGCGCGGCATGATCGACGCCGAGGCCGACCTCTCCGTCGTGGGCGAGGCGGGTTCGGGCGCGGAGGCGATCGTCATGGCCGAATCCCTGCGACCTGACGTCATTCTCATGGATCTGCGGATGCCGGACGTCGACGGTGTGGCGGCCACCGAGCGAATCCTCGCGGCGCTGCCGGGGACACGCATCGTCGTCGTCACCACGTACGAGTCCGACTCCGACATCCTGCGCGCGGTCGAGGCGGGTGCGGCGGGCTATCTGCTGAAGGATGCGACGCGATCCGAACTGGCCGAGGCCGTTCGCGACGCGGCGCGAGGTAAGACGGTGCTGGCGCCGACTGTTGCCGATCGCCTTGTCCGCTTTGTGCGCCAACCTGTTTCGGCGGCGTTGTCGAGCCGAGAGGTCGAGGTGCTCGGGCTGGTGGCGACCGGCAAGACCAACGCCGAGATCGGGCGTGCACTGCACATCAGCGAAGCCACGGTGAAGACCCACCTGCTGCGGACGTTCAACAAGCTAGGCGTTTCCGATCGCACGGCGGCGGTGACGACCGCGATGTCGATGGGCCTGCTGGATTGA
- a CDS encoding FAD-dependent oxidoreductase, whose protein sequence is MSDPRAQTHPGPAGVANASELSERPRVVVVGAGIAGLAAATGLAERGVAVDLIERQSYLGGRVGGWTERLSDDSEVAMNRGFHAFFRQYYNLRNLLRRIDPALAMLTPVDDYPLIDAEGRTDTFRGLPLTPPLNAMMFALRSPTFRLRDLVRLDARAAAPLAAVSVPDIYDRLDHLDADSFLRDINFPVAARHLAFEVFSRSFFAEPTDLSAAELAAMFHIYFLGSREGLIFDVAGANFDAALWNPLGAYLEALGVRVHRETSVSEVRHGQGWMVGLDGGAKLDADGVVLATDIAGLQRIVENSAGIGDDDWRKSVAKLGKAPPFIVHRLWLDEKVNSDRAPFIGTGGRPPLDNVSVLERYEHEAADWSRKHGGSVVELHSYAVKTPDDTLRDRLLGRLHELYPETRNAHVVAEKVLWHNDCPRFAPGDFADRPVVRSPDDGLVLAGDGIRIDLPVALMERAATTGWSAANHLLDHFGIRGHSLQTVPNHGRMALLSRVAERGRPKTR, encoded by the coding sequence ATGAGCGATCCGCGCGCCCAGACTCATCCCGGGCCAGCTGGCGTGGCGAACGCATCTGAACTGTCAGAGCGCCCACGCGTCGTCGTGGTCGGCGCAGGCATCGCGGGCCTTGCTGCCGCCACGGGATTGGCCGAGCGCGGCGTTGCGGTCGACCTCATCGAGCGCCAGTCTTACCTGGGCGGCCGGGTCGGCGGATGGACCGAGCGACTTTCCGATGACTCTGAGGTCGCGATGAATCGCGGCTTTCACGCGTTCTTCCGGCAGTACTACAATCTGCGAAACCTTCTGCGGCGCATAGACCCTGCGCTCGCGATGCTCACACCGGTGGATGACTATCCACTCATCGACGCAGAAGGCCGCACCGACACCTTTCGGGGTTTGCCGTTGACGCCGCCGCTCAACGCGATGATGTTCGCTCTGCGCAGTCCCACGTTCCGGCTACGAGATCTCGTCCGACTCGACGCGCGAGCGGCTGCTCCGCTGGCGGCGGTGTCGGTGCCGGACATCTACGACCGCCTTGACCACCTGGATGCTGACTCCTTCCTGCGCGACATCAACTTTCCCGTAGCGGCGCGGCATCTGGCGTTCGAGGTCTTCTCCAGAAGCTTCTTCGCGGAGCCGACTGATCTGTCGGCGGCCGAACTGGCAGCGATGTTCCACATCTACTTCCTCGGCTCCCGGGAGGGGCTGATCTTCGACGTGGCCGGAGCCAACTTCGATGCGGCGCTGTGGAACCCGTTGGGCGCCTATCTCGAGGCGCTTGGTGTTCGCGTCCACCGCGAGACGTCGGTGAGCGAGGTGCGACACGGGCAGGGTTGGATGGTCGGTCTCGACGGCGGAGCGAAACTAGACGCCGACGGTGTCGTACTGGCCACCGATATCGCTGGCCTGCAACGGATCGTCGAGAACTCTGCCGGCATCGGTGACGACGACTGGCGCAAGAGCGTGGCGAAACTCGGCAAGGCGCCGCCGTTCATCGTGCATCGGTTGTGGCTGGACGAGAAGGTGAATTCCGACCGAGCGCCGTTCATCGGAACAGGCGGCAGGCCACCGCTGGACAACGTCAGCGTGCTGGAGCGATACGAACACGAGGCGGCGGACTGGTCGCGCAAGCACGGGGGATCGGTGGTGGAACTGCACTCATACGCCGTGAAGACGCCTGACGATACTCTGCGTGACCGGCTGCTGGGTCGCCTCCACGAGCTGTATCCCGAGACCCGCAATGCTCACGTCGTCGCCGAGAAGGTGCTCTGGCACAACGACTGCCCGCGCTTCGCTCCTGGCGACTTCGCCGACCGGCCGGTCGTGAGATCGCCCGATGACGGACTGGTGCTTGCCGGTGACGGTATCCGCATCGATCTGCCTGTCGCGCTGATGGAACGCGCCGCGACGACGGGATGGTCGGCGGCCAATCACCTTCTCGATCACTTCGGCATTCGAGGTCATTCCCTGCAGACGGTTCCGAACCACGGGCGGATGGCGCTCCTGAGTCGAGTCGCCGAACGTGGAAGGCCCAAGACACGATGA